The DNA sequence CACCAGCGCCTGATGCTCCCATGTCCAGGCCTCATTCTGTTGATAATCAGCAAAGGAATCGGCGGTAGTGACCAGCATCCCCGCTGCGCCAGAGGGGCGTAAGCGAGCGTCCACTTCGTACAGAATGCCTGAAGATGTACGGGTACTGAAAAGATGCATGATGCGCTGCGCCAGACGCAGATAAAACTGGCGGCCGTCGATTTCGCGCTCGCCGTCGGTCATTACCTCCATCGGGCAATCGTGCAGGAACACCAGGTCGAGGTCAGAACTGTAGCCCAGCTCCCACCCCCCCAGCTTGCCGTAGCCGACCACCGCAAAACCGCGCCCCTGGCGATCGTGCAGGTGCGTCGGCTGCCCGTAGCGGGCCACCATCTGCAGCCATGCCTGCTGGACCACCGCGTCAATCATCGCCTCAGCCAGCCAGGTTAAGTGATCGCTCACTTTCATCACCGGCAGCGTCCCGGCAATATCGGCCGCCGCGATATGCAGCAGCTGCGCCTGCTTAAACTGGCGCAGCGCCTCCAGCTGCTGCTCTTCATCATCTTCCGGTACGCGCAGCAGATACTGCCGTAGCTCATCGCGGTAGGCGTCGGTAGCCGTCGGCTGATAGAGCGTATTCGGATCCAGCAGCTCATCCAGCAGCAGCGGGTGACGGGCCAGCTGGTTGGCGACCATCGGCGATGCGGCGCACAGGCTGATCAGGTGCTTTAACGCGCCGGGGAATTCACTCAGCAGCTCAAGATAGGTTGTGCGGGTGACAATCCCGGTTAGTAGCGGCGTGATGCGCGCCAGCGGCACCGGAGCATCCACGCGCGAGCAAATTTCGCTCAGCAGATGCGGCATGAGCTGATCGAGTACCTGACGACCGCGCGGGCCAATAGTGCGCCGGTCAAGCTCTTTACGAAAATCAGCGATCAGCGCCAGTACGCTGCGGCGATCGCTATCAGCAAGATGCGCCAACGCCGGACTGGTATCGTCCTCCTGTAGCGCGTCCTGCCACAGTTCGCGCCAGTACTCTTCAAGCTGTTCATCCGGCGACTGGGTTTCATCGTCGCCAATTAATTCATTAAAGACGCGCCGCACGTCGGCCATCTGCTCCGCCAGCCTGGCGCTGAGCGTATCCCAGTCGGCAACGCCCATCCCCCATGCCAGCCGGGAACGATTAAGCTCATCCTGCGGCAGGGTTTGCGTCTGCTCATCGTTGATGCTTTGCAGCAGGTTTTCCAGGCGACGTAAAAACAGATAGGCTTCGCGCAGCCTCTGCGCATCGCCTTCCGGCAGCAGGTGCAGCTCTTCGATAGCGGCCAGCGTCGGCAGCAGGGCCCGCTGCTGCAGCATCGGCTCGCGACCGCCACGAATCAGCTGAAAGACCTGGACGATGAATTCAATTTCGCGGATACCGCCCGCGCCGAGTTTGATGTTGTCCTTCAGTCCCCGGCGGCGCACTTCACGGGCAATCATACCCTTCATGTTACGCAGGGACTGAATCACGCTGAAATCAATGTAGCGGCGGAAGACAAACGGCCGCAGCATGGCGCGCAGCTCGCTGGCATAGGCGTCATCGTTATCGCCCATAATTCTCGCCTTCACCATCGCGTAACGTTCCCAGTCTCGCCCCTGCTCCTGGTAGTAATCCTCCAGCGCGGCAAAACTCAGCACCAGCGGGCCGCTGTCGCCAAACGGACGCAGACGCATATCTACGCGATACACAAATCCATCCTGAGTGGGCTGATCCAGTACCTTAATCAGGCGCTGCCCGAGACGAGTAAAAAACTGCGCGTTATCCAGCTCGCGACGTCCACCGCGCGTGGAGCCGTGCTCAGGCCAGGCGAAAATCAGATCGATGTCGGAGGAGAAGTTCAGCTCGCCGCCGCCGAGCTTGCCCATCCCGAGGATCAGCAGCGGCTGCGGTGAACCTTCAGCATTACACGGGGTGCCCCATTCGCGACAGCAGGCGGCATAAAGCCAGTCGCGTGCGGCAACGATTAACGTCTCCGCTAATGCGCTTAGCTGCTGCAAACTACTCTCTTCGCCGATCAACGATAGCGCCTGAGCCCAGGCGATACGCACCATAATCCTGCGGCGGAACTGACGCAGCTCGCGCATCAGCGCAGCTTCATCATTGACCTCTGCCAGGCAAACCTGCAGCCAGTCGGCGTAGTGACGCCACTCCAGCGCCTCAGGAGGGGAGGTTTCAAGTTCTGCCAGCCAGTGCGGCTGAGCGATGAGACTCTGTTCGACGAAATCGCTGAAAGTCATCACCGATTGCGCCCGATCGCTCAACGTTGATACGGGAAAATCCGCTGGCAGCCGATCTTTGACCGTCTGCCAGTGCTGCTGTAATTGCGAAGAAAGCGGCATCTTAGGGGCTCCCTGGCCTGTAATTATCGTTTTCCACTATGCAGCCAGAACGGCTCCGCTGCCAGCGCCTGACGACGAAAATATTCAATGACGCTGCTGTCGTTGTGCGCAATCGCCCGGCGGATTTCCTGCCAGTTTTCCAGCCACGGTCCGGCCGCGTCGATATAGGCTCCGGATAGCAGCTGTACGGTGTCAATTTCACGAGTCAGACGCGGAAGCTGATCGGCATAACCGTCAGGGGATGCCTGGCGGAAGGCGTTTTTCAGTTCCGCCGCCGCTCTGGAGAGCTGAATATCCGCGAAGCGTTTAAACGATCCGACAATTTTCTGCTCCCCCGCTGCGCTCAGGAAAGGGCGCCAGCCGCGGTTTACCAGCAGCTCGGTGAGCGCCAGCTTAGCTCTGACCGTCGCCACGCTGAAAAGCGCCGCCTGGGCCGTTTCGGCCTCCGCCAGCGCTGCCTCGGCTTCGCTCAAACGCTCCCGCAGCAGCGTGGTTGCCTTACGCGGGACAATGCCGCCAAACAATACCAGCGCGTGCCGTACGCGGGCGATGGCGTGCAGAATCTCCGCTTTCGCCTTCAGATTGCCGCAATTGAGGACTTCATCGTGATATAGCCAGTGCGCCAGCGCGCTTTCCAGCGCCGCTTCCAGCCCCTGTTCGACGCTGGCCTTCGGCACCACGCGGAGAATGGATAGCGCCGTCAGCTGGCGCTCTTCATTGCCCTGCGCCAGATGGTAACCACGCGCCGCTTTGCTCAGGCTTCCCTGGCGCAGCACGCCGGTGTCCAGCAGGCGACGGGCAAGAGTGAGAATGTCCTGCGTATTACCGGACAAGAGCTCCAGCTCCAGTTCACAAATCGGCTGACTATGCTCGCCGGCTTTGACTTCGCCGCGGTCGAGAGCGATTTCAATTTCGCTGCCGCCCTCCTTCACCATCCACTTTTCACGCTCAAAATCAGTGCTGAAAAGCGGCTGTACGTTCTGCGCAAGTTCCGCCGGCAGTTCATCCTGCGGCCAGACTTCGGCCGGCAGTTTATCCAGCGCCAGCTCCGCGGTTTCCAGCGGGATGTTATATTCCGGACGCTGATGCAGGCCGCCCACCGCGCGGCCGGCGATTTTCAGCGTCATTTCATAGCGCCCCTGGTCGCCGCGAATGCGCAGCCCCATATCGTGGCGGCGCAGCCAGTTATCCGCCGTTTCGTAGTAGATATTCAGCAATTGACCTGCGGGCGTATGCTTTGCCTCAAGCGTATTGAGGTGCTGACGCAGCGCGTCAACCCCATCCTGAGCGACGATAAACTTTAATTCGATT is a window from the Klebsiella oxytoca genome containing:
- a CDS encoding inorganic triphosphatase; this translates as MAQEIELKFIVAQDGVDALRQHLNTLEAKHTPAGQLLNIYYETADNWLRRHDMGLRIRGDQGRYEMTLKIAGRAVGGLHQRPEYNIPLETAELALDKLPAEVWPQDELPAELAQNVQPLFSTDFEREKWMVKEGGSEIEIALDRGEVKAGEHSQPICELELELLSGNTQDILTLARRLLDTGVLRQGSLSKAARGYHLAQGNEERQLTALSILRVVPKASVEQGLEAALESALAHWLYHDEVLNCGNLKAKAEILHAIARVRHALVLFGGIVPRKATTLLRERLSEAEAALAEAETAQAALFSVATVRAKLALTELLVNRGWRPFLSAAGEQKIVGSFKRFADIQLSRAAAELKNAFRQASPDGYADQLPRLTREIDTVQLLSGAYIDAAGPWLENWQEIRRAIAHNDSSVIEYFRRQALAAEPFWLHSGKR
- the glnE gene encoding bifunctional [glutamate--ammonia ligase]-adenylyl-L-tyrosine phosphorylase/[glutamate--ammonia-ligase] adenylyltransferase, giving the protein MPLSSQLQQHWQTVKDRLPADFPVSTLSDRAQSVMTFSDFVEQSLIAQPHWLAELETSPPEALEWRHYADWLQVCLAEVNDEAALMRELRQFRRRIMVRIAWAQALSLIGEESSLQQLSALAETLIVAARDWLYAACCREWGTPCNAEGSPQPLLILGMGKLGGGELNFSSDIDLIFAWPEHGSTRGGRRELDNAQFFTRLGQRLIKVLDQPTQDGFVYRVDMRLRPFGDSGPLVLSFAALEDYYQEQGRDWERYAMVKARIMGDNDDAYASELRAMLRPFVFRRYIDFSVIQSLRNMKGMIAREVRRRGLKDNIKLGAGGIREIEFIVQVFQLIRGGREPMLQQRALLPTLAAIEELHLLPEGDAQRLREAYLFLRRLENLLQSINDEQTQTLPQDELNRSRLAWGMGVADWDTLSARLAEQMADVRRVFNELIGDDETQSPDEQLEEYWRELWQDALQEDDTSPALAHLADSDRRSVLALIADFRKELDRRTIGPRGRQVLDQLMPHLLSEICSRVDAPVPLARITPLLTGIVTRTTYLELLSEFPGALKHLISLCAASPMVANQLARHPLLLDELLDPNTLYQPTATDAYRDELRQYLLRVPEDDEEQQLEALRQFKQAQLLHIAAADIAGTLPVMKVSDHLTWLAEAMIDAVVQQAWLQMVARYGQPTHLHDRQGRGFAVVGYGKLGGWELGYSSDLDLVFLHDCPMEVMTDGEREIDGRQFYLRLAQRIMHLFSTRTSSGILYEVDARLRPSGAAGMLVTTADSFADYQQNEAWTWEHQALVRARVVYGDPELQARFDTIRRDILTTPREGEKLQTEVREMREKMRAHLGNKHADRFDIKADAGGITDIEFITQYLVLRYASDKPKLTRWSDNVRILELLAQNDIMDEAEARALTHAYTTLRDALHHLALQEQPGNVAPDAFSLEREQVSASWQKWLMA